Proteins encoded within one genomic window of Burkholderiaceae bacterium:
- a CDS encoding GTP-binding protein EngA — MKPVLALVGRPNVGKSTLFNRLTRSRDAIVADFPGLTRDRHYGDGRLGAREFIAIDTGGFEPDATAGIYKEMARQTRQAVAEADAVIFVVDARAGLSAQDHDIARYLRRLGKRCVVAANKAEGMQGGAQFAEFYELGLGEVHPVSAAHGQGVRGLVELALGPEPPVAGDDAAASDEGAIRLAVAGRPNVGKSTLINAWLGEERLVAFDQPGTTRDAISVPFERNGQRFELIDTAGLRRRGRVFEAVEKFSVVKTLQAIAGANVVLLLLDATQGVTDQDAHIAGYIVESGRAVVVAVNKWDAADAYQRSLVQRALELRLPFLGFAALHFISARKRQGLAPVWQAIIQAHRAAGRKMPTPALTRLLHEAVQHQAPKRVGMFRPKLRYAHQGGTNPPVVVVHGNSLEHVTDAYKRYLEGRLRKAFDLVGTPLRIEMKSSRNPYVDKA; from the coding sequence GTGAAACCCGTTCTGGCGCTGGTCGGCCGCCCCAATGTCGGCAAGTCGACGCTGTTCAACCGGCTGACCCGCTCGCGCGACGCGATCGTCGCCGACTTTCCCGGGCTGACCCGCGATCGCCATTACGGCGATGGCCGTCTCGGCGCACGCGAATTCATCGCGATCGACACCGGCGGCTTCGAGCCTGACGCAACCGCCGGCATCTACAAGGAGATGGCGCGCCAGACGCGGCAGGCGGTGGCCGAGGCCGACGCGGTGATCTTCGTGGTCGACGCGCGCGCCGGGCTTTCGGCGCAGGACCACGACATCGCGCGCTATCTGCGGCGCCTGGGCAAGCGCTGCGTGGTCGCGGCGAACAAGGCCGAAGGCATGCAGGGCGGCGCGCAGTTCGCCGAGTTCTACGAACTCGGCCTGGGCGAGGTGCATCCGGTCTCCGCCGCGCACGGGCAGGGCGTGCGCGGCCTGGTCGAACTCGCGCTCGGGCCCGAGCCGCCCGTCGCGGGCGACGACGCGGCTGCGTCGGATGAAGGCGCGATCCGGCTCGCGGTGGCCGGGCGGCCGAACGTCGGCAAGTCGACGCTGATCAACGCCTGGCTCGGCGAGGAGCGGCTGGTCGCGTTCGACCAGCCGGGCACGACCCGCGACGCGATCAGCGTGCCGTTCGAGCGCAACGGCCAGCGCTTCGAGCTGATCGATACCGCCGGCCTCAGGCGCCGGGGCCGGGTGTTCGAGGCGGTCGAGAAGTTCTCGGTGGTCAAGACGCTGCAGGCGATCGCCGGCGCGAACGTGGTGCTGCTGTTGCTCGATGCAACCCAGGGCGTGACCGACCAGGACGCGCATATCGCCGGCTACATCGTCGAGAGCGGACGCGCGGTCGTCGTCGCGGTGAACAAATGGGACGCGGCGGACGCGTACCAGCGCAGCCTGGTGCAGCGCGCGCTCGAGCTGCGCCTGCCGTTCCTGGGCTTCGCGGCGCTGCATTTCATTTCCGCGCGCAAGCGCCAGGGGCTGGCGCCGGTCTGGCAGGCGATCATCCAGGCGCACCGCGCGGCCGGTCGCAAGATGCCGACGCCGGCGCTGACCCGGCTGCTGCACGAGGCGGTGCAGCACCAGGCGCCCAAGCGCGTCGGCATGTTCCGCCCCAAGCTGCGCTACGCGCACCAGGGCGGCACGAATCCGCCGGTGGTCGTGGTGCACGGCAACTCGCTCGAGCATGTGACCGACGCGTACAAACGCTACCTGGAAGGGCGCCTGCGCAAGGCGTTCGATCTGGTCGGCACGCCGCTGCGGATCGAGATGAAAAGCTCGCGCAACCCGTACGTCGACAAGGCGTAG
- a CDS encoding Ribosome LSU-associated GTP-binding protein HflX: MLVGVDFGLPNFDGELEELGLLARSAGLQPVARITCKRRAPDAALFVGSGKADEIKALAKEWGATEVLFDQSLSPAQQRNLERHLELPVNDRTLLILDIFGQRARSHEGKLQVELARLQYLSTRLVRRWSHLERQRGGIGARGGPGEAQIELDRRMIGEAIKRTSARLQKVKRQRRTQRRQRERRDAFNISLVGYTNAGKSTLFNALVNAQAYAADQLFATLDTTTRRLYLGEAGRSVSLSDTVGFIRDLPHGLVDAFQTTLQEAVDADLLLHVVDAARADHAQQIAEVQRVLAEIGAQQVPQILVFNKIDALADNQRPLLTSDLFELGGAAVPRLFVSARSGEGLALLRRELALRAAAPADAADRDAPRFHEAAA, translated from the coding sequence GTGCTGGTCGGGGTTGATTTCGGTCTGCCGAATTTCGACGGCGAGCTCGAGGAACTCGGACTGCTGGCGCGCAGCGCGGGCCTGCAGCCGGTCGCGCGCATCACCTGCAAGCGCCGCGCGCCGGACGCGGCGTTGTTCGTCGGCAGCGGCAAGGCCGACGAGATCAAGGCGCTGGCCAAGGAGTGGGGCGCGACCGAGGTGCTGTTCGACCAGAGCCTGAGTCCGGCGCAGCAGCGCAATCTGGAGCGTCATCTGGAACTGCCGGTGAACGACCGCACGCTGCTGATCCTCGACATCTTCGGCCAGCGCGCGCGCAGCCACGAGGGCAAGCTGCAGGTCGAACTCGCGCGGCTGCAGTACCTGAGCACGCGCCTGGTCCGACGCTGGTCGCACCTGGAGCGCCAGCGTGGCGGCATCGGCGCGCGTGGTGGCCCCGGTGAAGCGCAGATCGAACTCGACCGCCGCATGATCGGCGAGGCGATCAAGCGCACCTCGGCGCGGCTGCAGAAAGTCAAACGGCAACGCCGGACCCAGCGACGCCAGCGCGAGCGGCGCGATGCGTTCAACATCTCGCTGGTCGGGTACACCAACGCCGGCAAGTCGACGCTGTTCAACGCGCTGGTCAATGCCCAGGCCTACGCTGCCGATCAGCTGTTCGCGACGCTGGACACCACGACGCGGCGCCTGTACCTCGGCGAGGCGGGGCGATCGGTTTCGCTGTCGGACACGGTCGGCTTCATTCGCGACCTGCCGCATGGGCTGGTCGATGCGTTCCAGACCACGCTGCAGGAGGCGGTGGACGCCGATCTGCTGCTGCATGTGGTCGATGCCGCGCGCGCCGACCATGCGCAGCAGATCGCCGAGGTGCAGCGCGTGCTGGCGGAAATCGGTGCGCAGCAGGTGCCGCAGATCCTGGTGTTCAACAAGATCGACGCGCTGGCTGACAACCAGCGCCCGCTGCTGACGAGCGACCTTTTCGAGCTCGGCGGTGCCGCGGTGCCGCGGCTGTTCGTGAGTGCGCGCAGCGGCGAGGGGCTGGCACTGCTGCGGCGCGAACTGGCGTTGCGCGCAGCGGCGCCGGCGGACGCGGCCGACCGGGATGCCCCCCGGTTTCATGAGGCTGCTGCCTGA
- a CDS encoding HflC protein: MNRVGFVAAAIVIVLAVLSSMVFIVDQRQYGIVYELGQIKRVLKQPGLYFKLPPPFQNVLYLDKRLLTLDSTDAEPIYTAEKQRVVIDWYVRWRISDPAEYIRNVGIDESAGANQLSRVVRNAFQAEINKYTVKQVVGNKRESLMADVKNEVIGKVHGAKPWGIDVVDVRITRVDYVADITDSVYRRMEAERKRVANGLRATGVAEGEKIRADADRQREITVANAYRDAQKIKGEGDGQANRIYADSFGRDPQFAEFYRSLDAYKSSFNKKSDVMVLDESSDFFKAMRSPNLAAPTAPARK, encoded by the coding sequence GTGAACCGCGTCGGATTCGTTGCTGCCGCAATCGTGATCGTGCTGGCCGTGCTCAGCTCGATGGTGTTCATCGTCGATCAGCGCCAGTACGGCATCGTCTACGAGCTGGGGCAGATCAAGCGCGTGCTCAAGCAGCCAGGGCTGTATTTCAAGCTGCCACCGCCGTTCCAGAACGTGCTGTATCTGGACAAGCGCCTGCTCACGCTCGACAGCACCGATGCCGAGCCGATCTACACCGCGGAGAAGCAGCGCGTCGTGATCGACTGGTACGTGCGTTGGCGCATCAGCGATCCGGCCGAGTACATTCGCAACGTCGGCATCGACGAGAGCGCCGGCGCGAACCAATTGAGCCGCGTGGTGCGCAACGCATTCCAGGCGGAGATCAACAAGTACACGGTCAAGCAAGTGGTGGGCAACAAGCGCGAATCGCTGATGGCGGACGTGAAGAACGAAGTGATCGGAAAGGTACATGGAGCCAAGCCCTGGGGCATCGACGTGGTCGACGTGCGGATCACCCGGGTCGACTATGTTGCCGACATCACCGATTCGGTGTACCGGCGCATGGAAGCCGAGCGCAAGCGGGTCGCCAATGGGCTGCGCGCGACCGGCGTGGCCGAGGGCGAGAAGATCCGCGCCGACGCCGATCGCCAGCGCGAGATCACGGTCGCCAATGCGTACCGCGACGCGCAGAAGATCAAGGGCGAGGGCGACGGCCAGGCGAACCGGATCTACGCCGATTCATTCGGGCGCGATCCGCAGTTCGCTGAGTTCTACCGCAGCCTGGATGCGTACAAGTCCAGTTTCAACAAGAAGAGCGACGTGATGGTGCTCGACGAGTCGAGCGACTTCTTCAAGGCGATGCGCAGTCCGAACCTTGCCGCGCCGACCGCGCCGGCCCGGAAGTAA
- a CDS encoding Putative inner membrane protein YjeT (clustered with HflC) has translation MDSSSFWTALALVLVIEGSLPLLSPAAWRRMFAQILRWRDGQLRFFGLCSIAVGLLLLWLAS, from the coding sequence TTGGACAGCAGTTCGTTCTGGACCGCGCTGGCGCTGGTGCTGGTGATCGAAGGCTCGCTGCCGCTGCTGTCACCGGCTGCATGGCGGCGCATGTTCGCGCAAATCCTGCGCTGGCGCGACGGCCAGTTGCGCTTCTTCGGCCTGTGCAGCATCGCCGTGGGCCTGTTGCTGCTCTGGCTTGCGTCCTGA
- a CDS encoding HflK protein: MFNLNDPRWGRGDDKPTDRPEGESPQGGGSGGRGPNQGPPDLDELWRDFNRRLSGLFGGRRGGGSGGNGNPGGRGGSGGFGPDGKNTRVGAGLIAAVVVLIWLGSGFFIVQEGQQAVITQFGKYYETLGAGFHWRLPYPIQRDEKVFVTQIRSVDIGRDNIIKATGLRDSGMLTADENIVEIKFAVQYRLSNAREFLFDTKDPTAAVVQAAESAVREVVGKMTMDAALGDERDKIAPQVRELMQQILDRYQVGVQVVAVNLQQSGVRPPEQVQAAFDDVLKAGQEAERTKNEAQAYANDVIPRAVGTASRLKEEADGYKARVVAQAQGDTQRFNSVLDAYQKAPQVTRERMYVDAMQQIYANVSKLIVDTKQGSNLLYLPLDKLMQAAGQTVAPPPANPTSAAGGSTPPASGSANTPDDSDRFRDTSRLRDRDSR; the protein is encoded by the coding sequence ATGTTCAACCTGAACGACCCGCGCTGGGGGCGCGGCGACGACAAGCCGACCGACCGGCCGGAGGGTGAGTCGCCCCAGGGTGGCGGCAGCGGTGGCCGCGGGCCGAACCAGGGGCCGCCCGATCTGGACGAGCTGTGGCGTGATTTCAACCGCAGGCTCAGCGGCCTGTTCGGCGGCCGCCGCGGTGGCGGTTCCGGCGGCAACGGGAACCCGGGCGGCCGCGGTGGCTCGGGGGGGTTCGGCCCGGACGGCAAGAACACTCGGGTCGGGGCGGGGCTGATCGCGGCGGTCGTGGTGCTGATCTGGCTCGGTTCGGGCTTCTTCATCGTGCAGGAAGGCCAGCAGGCGGTTATCACGCAGTTCGGCAAGTACTACGAAACACTGGGCGCGGGCTTCCACTGGCGGCTGCCGTACCCGATCCAGCGCGACGAAAAGGTATTCGTGACCCAGATCCGCTCGGTCGATATCGGGCGCGACAACATCATCAAGGCCACCGGGCTGCGCGACTCGGGCATGCTGACCGCCGACGAGAACATCGTCGAGATCAAGTTCGCGGTGCAGTACCGGCTGAGCAACGCGCGCGAGTTCCTGTTCGACACCAAGGATCCGACCGCCGCGGTGGTGCAGGCAGCCGAGTCGGCGGTGCGCGAGGTCGTCGGCAAGATGACGATGGATGCCGCGCTCGGCGACGAACGCGACAAGATCGCGCCGCAGGTGCGCGAGCTGATGCAGCAGATTCTCGACCGCTACCAAGTCGGCGTGCAGGTCGTTGCAGTGAACCTGCAGCAAAGCGGCGTACGCCCGCCCGAGCAGGTGCAGGCGGCGTTCGACGACGTGCTCAAGGCCGGTCAGGAGGCGGAGCGCACCAAAAACGAGGCCCAGGCCTACGCGAACGACGTGATCCCGCGCGCCGTCGGCACCGCGTCGCGGCTGAAAGAGGAGGCCGACGGCTACAAGGCGCGCGTGGTCGCGCAGGCGCAGGGTGATACGCAGCGCTTCAACTCCGTGTTGGACGCATACCAGAAAGCGCCGCAGGTCACGCGCGAGCGCATGTACGTCGACGCGATGCAGCAGATTTACGCGAACGTGTCCAAGCTGATCGTCGATACGAAACAGGGTTCGAACCTGCTGTATCTGCCGCTCGACAAGCTGATGCAGGCGGCCGGACAGACCGTGGCCCCGCCCCCCGCGAATCCGACCTCCGCGGCTGGCGGCAGCACGCCGCCCGCCAGCGGGTCGGCCAACACACCCGACGATTCCGACCGCTTCCGGGACACTTCCCGCCTGCGGGATCGCGACTCGCGCTAG
- a CDS encoding Outer membrane beta-barrel assembly protein BamB gives MIALLSACSTGSPPPKPTPLGPNEALIGVRQAWAAQIGPVGFPLEVKVEGNSVLLASSDGTVAALDARTGHELWRVALHQPVAAGVGSDGRLVAVVTADNHLVALQDGHELWRRLLESHVFTAPLVAGARVFVLAGDRAVSAYDGQSGRRLWQQKPPAQSLVLRQAGVITSAGDTLLIGLSGRLVGLNPADGSLRWDALIGALRGTNDIERLSDLVAPVARLGSEICARAYQAAVGCVDTANGQLEWSQKADGATGLAGDERFIYGTESDGKVIAWRREGGEQAWSTNRLLYRGLTAPLVLGRSVVVGDYAGYVHLLSRVDGSPLTWLATDGSAIAATPVAADNTLIVVTRRGGVYGFRPE, from the coding sequence ATGATAGCGTTGCTGAGCGCCTGCTCGACCGGATCGCCGCCGCCGAAGCCGACACCGCTCGGTCCGAACGAAGCCCTGATTGGCGTGCGCCAGGCCTGGGCAGCGCAGATCGGCCCGGTCGGTTTTCCGCTCGAGGTCAAGGTAGAGGGCAACAGCGTGCTGCTGGCGAGCAGCGACGGCACGGTGGCGGCGCTGGACGCGCGCACCGGGCATGAACTCTGGCGCGTGGCGTTGCATCAGCCCGTCGCCGCGGGCGTCGGCAGCGACGGGCGCCTGGTCGCGGTGGTCACCGCGGACAACCATCTGGTCGCGCTGCAGGACGGGCACGAACTGTGGCGCAGGTTGCTCGAGTCGCATGTCTTTACCGCGCCGCTCGTTGCCGGCGCCAGGGTGTTCGTGCTCGCCGGCGACCGCGCGGTCAGCGCGTACGACGGCCAGTCCGGGCGCAGGCTGTGGCAACAGAAGCCGCCGGCGCAGTCGCTGGTGCTGCGCCAGGCCGGCGTCATCACCTCGGCCGGCGACACGCTGTTGATCGGCCTGTCGGGCCGGCTGGTGGGACTCAATCCGGCCGACGGCAGCCTGCGCTGGGACGCGCTGATCGGCGCGCTGCGCGGCACGAACGACATCGAGCGGCTGTCGGACCTGGTGGCGCCTGTGGCCCGGCTCGGCAGCGAAATCTGCGCGCGCGCGTACCAGGCAGCGGTCGGCTGCGTCGACACCGCGAACGGCCAGCTGGAGTGGTCGCAGAAGGCGGACGGCGCGACCGGCCTCGCCGGCGACGAGCGCTTCATCTACGGCACCGAGAGCGACGGCAAGGTGATTGCCTGGCGCCGCGAAGGCGGCGAGCAGGCATGGAGCACGAACCGGCTGCTGTACCGCGGGTTGACCGCGCCGCTGGTGCTCGGTCGCTCGGTGGTGGTCGGCGACTACGCGGGTTATGTGCACCTGCTGTCGCGCGTCGATGGCTCGCCGCTGACGTGGCTCGCGACCGACGGTTCGGCGATCGCGGCCACGCCGGTGGCGGCCGACAACACGCTGATCGTCGTGACCCGGCGCGGCGGCGTCTACGGCTTCCGGCCGGAGTAA
- a CDS encoding putative membrane protein translates to MNDAAQPDGDWIGASRPADAPGGAGALLRQARETAGLHIEVLAATLKVPVSKLAALEGDRLHELPDAVFARALAASVCRTLGIEPGVVLERMPRNPSPRLAQDDESINTPFRGSREIYRASPWSQVSRPVVLVVLALLLAALVLIFLPSMRHDTGASTSTAAPHASAATDAARAAPKDGQAAPAEVRTPVAQPAAPTPVAEAPGANPAARIVAAAAPASLAPALAMPPPAAAATGSPARSVADATPAVAPAIVVTARADSWVEVKDAQGKILVRENMAPAQVAQASGALPLSVVIGRADAVAVRVKGQPFDLGPATRNNVARFEVK, encoded by the coding sequence ATGAATGACGCAGCGCAACCGGACGGCGACTGGATCGGCGCTAGCCGTCCGGCCGATGCGCCGGGCGGCGCCGGTGCGCTGCTGCGCCAGGCGCGCGAAACCGCGGGCCTGCACATCGAGGTGCTGGCTGCCACGCTGAAGGTGCCGGTCAGCAAACTCGCGGCACTGGAAGGCGACCGGTTGCACGAGCTCCCTGACGCGGTGTTCGCGCGGGCGCTGGCGGCGAGCGTGTGCCGTACGCTGGGCATCGAGCCGGGCGTGGTGCTCGAGCGCATGCCCAGGAATCCGTCGCCGCGGCTCGCGCAGGACGACGAGAGCATCAACACGCCGTTCCGCGGATCGCGCGAGATCTATCGCGCCTCGCCGTGGAGTCAGGTATCGCGGCCGGTGGTACTCGTGGTGCTGGCGCTGCTGCTGGCGGCGCTGGTGCTGATCTTCCTGCCTTCGATGCGGCACGACACCGGGGCGAGTACGAGCACGGCAGCGCCGCATGCGTCCGCGGCGACCGACGCAGCACGGGCGGCGCCAAAGGACGGGCAGGCGGCGCCGGCCGAGGTGCGGACCCCCGTTGCGCAGCCCGCTGCGCCGACTCCGGTGGCCGAGGCACCAGGCGCGAATCCGGCGGCTCGGATCGTCGCTGCGGCCGCCCCGGCATCGCTAGCGCCGGCACTGGCCATGCCGCCGCCCGCAGCGGCCGCAACCGGCAGCCCGGCGCGGTCCGTTGCCGATGCAACCCCGGCAGTCGCACCCGCGATCGTCGTCACCGCGCGCGCTGATTCGTGGGTCGAGGTGAAGGACGCACAAGGGAAGATTCTGGTGCGCGAGAACATGGCCCCGGCGCAGGTTGCGCAGGCCAGCGGTGCGCTGCCGTTGTCGGTGGTGATCGGCCGCGCCGATGCGGTGGCAGTCCGGGTCAAGGGGCAGCCGTTCGATCTGGGTCCGGCGACACGGAACAACGTTGCGCGTTTCGAGGTGAAGTGA
- a CDS encoding (E)-4-hydroxy-3-methylbut-2-enyl-diphosphate synthase (flavodoxin), which produces MESNSGQGVADPSAFAAADERPIAGAAPLPRRTRQARVAWGARSVTVGGDAPVRVQSMTNTDTADAIGTAIQVKELAQAGSELVRITVNTPEAAQAVPHVREQLDRMGVDVPLIGDFHYNGHKLLTEFPDCAQALSKYRINPGNVGRGAKHDRQFGQMIEAALRWDKPVRIGVNWGSLDQELLGALMDRNARRAEPWDARQVMYEALIESAIQSARRAEEMGMAAEQIILSCKVSGVQDLIAVYRELARRCDYALHLGLTEAGMATRGTVASSVALGILLQEGIGDTIRVSLTPQPGEPRTQEVVAASEILQSLGLRRFVPSVTACPGCGRTTSSTFQELAKQIDDFLRAQMPSWRERYPGVEALRVAVMGCIVNGPGESRHADIGISLPGTGEAPAAPVYIDGERRLTLRGEHIATEFQAIVEDYIEKRFKAARAA; this is translated from the coding sequence ATGGAAAGCAACAGCGGCCAAGGGGTGGCCGACCCGAGTGCCTTTGCGGCGGCTGATGAACGCCCGATCGCCGGCGCCGCGCCGCTGCCGCGCCGGACCCGGCAGGCGCGCGTGGCCTGGGGCGCGCGCAGCGTCACGGTCGGCGGCGACGCGCCGGTGCGGGTGCAGTCGATGACGAACACCGACACCGCGGATGCGATCGGCACCGCGATCCAGGTCAAGGAGCTCGCGCAGGCCGGTTCCGAACTGGTGCGCATCACGGTGAACACGCCGGAAGCGGCGCAGGCGGTGCCGCATGTCCGCGAGCAACTCGACCGCATGGGCGTGGACGTGCCGCTGATCGGCGACTTCCACTACAACGGGCACAAGCTGCTGACCGAATTCCCGGACTGCGCACAGGCGCTGTCGAAGTACCGGATCAACCCCGGCAACGTCGGGCGCGGAGCGAAGCACGACCGGCAGTTCGGCCAGATGATCGAGGCCGCGCTGCGCTGGGACAAGCCGGTGCGCATCGGCGTGAATTGGGGCAGCCTCGATCAGGAACTGCTCGGCGCGCTGATGGACCGCAACGCGCGCCGCGCCGAGCCCTGGGACGCGCGTCAGGTGATGTACGAGGCGCTGATCGAATCCGCGATTCAGTCGGCGCGCCGCGCCGAGGAAATGGGCATGGCGGCGGAGCAGATCATCCTGTCGTGCAAGGTGAGCGGGGTGCAGGACCTGATCGCGGTCTACCGCGAGCTTGCGCGCCGCTGTGACTACGCGCTGCATCTGGGGCTGACCGAGGCCGGCATGGCGACCCGCGGAACGGTCGCCTCCAGCGTCGCGCTCGGGATCCTGCTGCAGGAGGGCATAGGCGACACGATCCGGGTGTCACTGACGCCACAGCCTGGCGAGCCGCGCACGCAAGAGGTGGTCGCCGCGTCCGAGATTCTGCAATCGCTCGGCTTGCGCCGCTTCGTGCCCAGCGTCACCGCCTGTCCGGGCTGCGGGCGCACCACCAGCAGCACGTTCCAGGAGCTGGCCAAGCAGATCGATGATTTTCTGCGCGCGCAGATGCCATCGTGGCGCGAACGCTATCCGGGCGTCGAGGCGCTGCGGGTCGCGGTGATGGGCTGCATCGTCAACGGTCCGGGCGAGAGCCGGCATGCGGATATCGGCATCAGCCTGCCCGGCACCGGCGAGGCGCCTGCGGCGCCGGTCTACATCGACGGCGAGCGGCGCCTGACGCTGCGCGGCGAACATATCGCGACCGAATTCCAGGCGATCGTCGAGGACTACATCGAGAAGCGTTTCAAAGCGGCGCGCGCGGCGTGA
- a CDS encoding RNA-binding protein Hfq, with protein MSNKGQLLQDPFLNTLRREHVPVSIYLVNGIKLQGQIESFDQYVVLLRNTVTQMVYKHAISTIVPGRAVNFSAVESSAAAHDDA; from the coding sequence GTGAGCAACAAAGGGCAGCTTCTACAAGACCCGTTCCTGAACACGCTGCGCCGCGAGCATGTGCCGGTCTCGATCTACCTGGTCAACGGCATCAAGCTGCAGGGGCAGATCGAGTCGTTCGACCAGTACGTGGTCCTGCTGCGCAACACCGTCACGCAGATGGTCTACAAACATGCGATCTCGACCATCGTGCCGGGCCGCGCTGTGAATTTCTCTGCGGTCGAGAGCTCGGCGGCCGCGCACGACGACGCCTGA
- a CDS encoding Histidyl-tRNA synthetase gives MSEKLVAVKGMNDILPPESARWEWLEHKVRALMRRYGYANVRTPVVEPTALFVRGLGEVTDIVEKEMYSFEDTMNGDRLTLRPEATAGIVRAMIEHNVLYNGPLRVWSNVALFRHERPQKGRYRQFHQIDVEALGHAGPDVDAEQILMCAALLRDLGIAGEHVRLELNSLGQPAERSAHRAALVAHFEAHAAQLDDDARRRLHSNPLRILDSKNPAMQPMVEAAPKLLDFLGPESLAHLDAVRAALDAAGQPYRINPRLVRGMDYYNLTVFEWITDKLGAQGTVCGGGRYDGLFEQLGGKPTPAVGWGMGIERMLLLLDAVGANPPPEAPDAYAIVPTPAAMAAALVACEALRAAGVSVQMHAAGADGWGGMKAQFRRADASGARHALIFGAEELASGQVAVKHLRGGDGAQRLVPLADPLAWAPTLQSGD, from the coding sequence ATGAGTGAGAAACTGGTCGCCGTCAAGGGCATGAACGACATCCTGCCGCCGGAATCGGCGCGGTGGGAATGGCTCGAGCACAAGGTGCGCGCGTTGATGCGGCGCTACGGCTACGCGAACGTGCGCACGCCGGTCGTGGAGCCGACCGCGCTGTTCGTGCGCGGTCTGGGCGAGGTCACCGACATCGTCGAGAAGGAGATGTACTCGTTCGAGGACACGATGAACGGCGACCGGCTGACGCTGCGGCCCGAGGCGACCGCCGGCATCGTGCGCGCGATGATCGAGCACAACGTCCTGTACAACGGCCCGCTGCGCGTCTGGTCGAACGTCGCGCTGTTTCGCCACGAACGGCCGCAGAAAGGGCGCTACCGCCAGTTTCACCAGATCGACGTCGAGGCGCTGGGCCATGCCGGGCCGGACGTCGACGCCGAACAGATCCTGATGTGCGCGGCGCTCTTGCGCGACCTCGGCATCGCCGGCGAGCATGTGCGGCTCGAACTGAACAGCCTGGGCCAGCCGGCCGAACGCAGCGCGCACCGCGCCGCGCTGGTTGCGCATTTCGAGGCGCATGCGGCGCAGCTCGACGACGATGCACGGCGCCGGCTGCACAGCAACCCGCTGCGCATCCTCGACAGCAAGAATCCGGCGATGCAGCCCATGGTCGAGGCCGCGCCGAAGCTGCTCGACTTCCTCGGCCCGGAGTCGCTTGCGCACCTGGACGCGGTGCGCGCCGCGCTCGACGCCGCGGGCCAGCCGTACCGCATCAACCCGCGGCTGGTGCGCGGCATGGACTACTACAACCTGACCGTGTTCGAATGGATCACCGACAAGCTCGGCGCGCAGGGCACGGTCTGCGGCGGCGGCCGTTACGACGGCCTGTTCGAGCAACTTGGCGGCAAGCCGACACCGGCGGTCGGATGGGGCATGGGGATCGAGCGCATGCTGTTGTTGCTCGACGCGGTCGGCGCGAACCCGCCGCCCGAGGCGCCCGATGCCTATGCGATCGTGCCGACGCCGGCAGCGATGGCGGCCGCGCTCGTCGCCTGCGAGGCGCTGCGCGCGGCCGGCGTCTCGGTGCAGATGCATGCGGCCGGCGCCGACGGCTGGGGCGGCATGAAAGCGCAGTTCCGGCGCGCCGACGCGAGCGGCGCGCGCCATGCGCTGATCTTCGGTGCGGAAGAACTCGCAAGCGGCCAGGTCGCGGTCAAGCACCTGCGCGGTGGCGACGGCGCGCAGCGCCTCGTGCCGCTTGCCGACCCGCTCGCCTGGGCCCCGACCCTACAATCGGGCGACTGA
- a CDS encoding UPF0070 protein YfgM, producing MATALDLEEQEQLDQLKHFWRKWGNAITWVLIVVFGAVAAWNGYQYWQRREAARAAILFDTVRQAAQAGDLAMVTRSFSDIRNDYGSTTYAQQAGFLAAKVFYDKGKPDEARQALAWVADKTSDEGYRAIARLRLASLLMQAKSYDDARKQLDGSFPDAFAPLVADRLGDIALLQGKKTEAVAEYLRAYHGLTADRPYRRIVEVKLASLGADPQAQAAAAASGAASAASAGGRS from the coding sequence ATGGCAACAGCTCTCGATCTCGAAGAACAGGAACAGCTCGACCAGCTCAAGCATTTCTGGAGGAAGTGGGGCAACGCCATCACCTGGGTGCTGATCGTCGTGTTCGGCGCGGTGGCCGCGTGGAACGGCTACCAGTACTGGCAGCGCCGCGAGGCGGCGCGCGCGGCGATCCTGTTCGATACGGTGCGACAAGCAGCGCAGGCCGGCGACCTCGCGATGGTCACCCGTTCGTTCTCCGACATCCGCAACGACTACGGCAGCACCACCTATGCGCAGCAGGCTGGCTTTCTCGCGGCCAAAGTGTTCTACGACAAGGGCAAGCCGGACGAAGCGCGCCAGGCGCTGGCATGGGTCGCGGACAAGACCTCCGATGAGGGCTACCGGGCGATCGCGCGGCTGCGGCTGGCGTCGCTGCTGATGCAGGCGAAGTCCTACGACGACGCGCGCAAGCAGTTGGACGGTTCGTTCCCGGACGCGTTCGCGCCGCTGGTCGCGGATCGGCTCGGCGACATAGCCCTGCTGCAGGGCAAGAAGACCGAAGCGGTGGCCGAGTACCTGCGCGCCTACCACGGACTGACGGCGGATCGGCCGTACCGCCGCATCGTCGAAGTCAAGCTCGCCTCGCTGGGCGCCGACCCGCAGGCGCAGGCGGCCGCGGCAGCCAGCGGTGCCGCGAGCGCCGCGAGTGCCGGGGGCCGCTCGTGA